TAAATGTCACTGCTTTCATTCCACAGGCTCACTGACTTTTTTCGGAGAAGAAGATGCCGTTCACTTATCAGGTCCAGTAAATCAATATTAGAATCCAATTTTCTCGCCCCCATCATAATAACTGGTTTTTAATATACAAAACTCACCAGTCGATGTCAACTTAATTGACAAATTGGGTTACGGAAGAGTACAATAGTGTTAGTCAACCTATTTGACAATATCCATTAAGGGAGTTAGTACAATGCTAAACATTAATGATTTAATCATCTATTCAGGCCATGGTATCTGTCGAGTGGATGATATCTCTGAAAAGACATTTGCCGGCATTACGAGAACATACTATACGTTACATCCTATTGAAAACGATCAGGATTTAACGATTAACGTCCCTGTGGATAACAGCAAAATGAAGCTGTTTAAATTAATTGATAAAAAAGAAGCAAATGAAATTATAGCATTATTCAATTTCGATGGTATTGAGTGGATCGATAAACCGCAACAGCGAACCCGCGTTTATTCAGAAGCGCTGAAAACCGGAAATCGGGAAGAAATCGCTAAAATAGCCATTACGCTAATACTGAAAAAGTATAAAGCAGAAAAGGCAGGGAAAAAGTTATATGAAAACGATAAAAATCTGCTGATAGACATACAGAATATTTTATTCAAAGAGTTGGCTATTGCCCTGGATATCTCTTCAGAGGCGATAAACCATAAGATAAATCGTATAATCCGCGAAAAAAACAAATTGGCGTAATTTGAAGGAAGTCCTGAAAATATGGAAGTTGGGAAAAAGTAAAAATAGGAAGATAGAAGAACCGATGAAAGCTTTTATAGTTATTTTTTTAATGCAATTGCTGATTTTCCATCCCCCAACCGGTATTGGTTCAAGTGGAAGACCTATTTATACGCCATCGTTATTCTCAATATATCGACCAATTATATCCGTGTCTTCTTTTTGAAAAGTATAGGTGAATCCCCAGACCTTCTTGGCTTCAAAACCGTTAATAGCTATATCCAGGTCGTGGAAAATTCGATGAAGATAAATCAATGCCTTTTTGTCATTATTTTTGAGGTAGATTTGTGCCAATGCACTTGCACGCTTAAAGTCAATTGCTTCCGTTTGCAAACTTTCAATTTTCGAAATGATGTTTTTTACCTTCGACGTTTGTTTTTCCACATTAATTGACTTGTCATTCTTATAACCAAGTGTCTTGTTGTAAAAGTCATGGGTTTTCGAAATGAATATTTGGTTTACTTTCGTGGAAGCGACTTTCACAATTTTCCCATTTTTCGGCAAAAATTTGAAGGGAGGTTCCTCTTCGAAATCATCTATATAAGGTGTGTCTTGTTCAGAAACCCCATTCTTTGTTTTATTTTCATCCTTTTTAGAAGCCAATAACCCTTCAATGACATTACCATCCTTGTCATAAATTTTTCCTTGTTCCTTGGATTCGTCACTTACAGTTGTTTCAGTGTGGGAGGCATTTTCATGCGCTGCATTCTTTGCTCCTTCGTTCGCCTCACAAGCCGACAATATAAGTGCCAATCCTAAAATTGTTATTCCAATTAGTCCTTTCAAGTTCAAAATTGATCCCCCCTTCATAACCGTGCCAAAAAGCATGGTATACTTTGCGTTATTTTTTCAAGGCAATATTCCATATTGGTTGTAATTCAAGAATGGCATCCTTTTCAATCTTTTCGATTTCATCATTATTCTCTAATTCATAAACATATAACTCTATATTTTCTTTGTTTTTGGTTATCAGATAATTCAAATGGCAGTTTGTACTTTGACCATCAATAAAACAGTTTTTAGGATGAATTTTTCCATAACCATTATTGATTCGTTTTTTGAAATTGTCTCTACAGCGACCTATGTATTTGATTTCGCCATTTACTGTGTAGGCGTACAGACCCTTTTTATTTAATAATTGTTCATCGTCTATGTAAAAACGACTGTAATTCAAATCACCATTCTTGTTTAGAAATTCCTCATAAAAGTTATCCCCAATTCCTTTTAAGTACAATAAAAATTCACCAAGCTTCCAAGACAAAAAGGTGGCGTAGTTTTCATTGACTTTTCGGGAAAGCTTCTTATACCTATTATGCTCAATGGTTTCTTGTAACGTTTTATTGTTCTTGTCGGCAAAAACGTTTGTCGATAACTTTTCTTCAAATATAAGCTCCAGCGGTTCAAATATAATTGATTCATTCTTTAGGTTTATTTCCATAGTTTTCTCCTTTCAAGTAATGTTTCTATTATTGCAATTGTAACGTGTCTTGTTACACGAATGAAGCATTTTCTATGCAATAGGGAATCCTTTTGGATAATCGTCCAGCACAATTCCGAATCCCCCCAGATATGGATTCGAAACAGATTCAAATACATTTCCAATCGACATGGTTTTTCTGCTCACCGGTGCAATAATGGGTAACATTATCTTCTTTCGCCACACTCATTTCCTTAATTTGCTAGAGTATGAAATCATGATATAACTGTCACCCTCAACCTTTGTGGGAAGCGCGTAGTCCACTTTCAACTACTGAAGGAAGAACACCGTTGCGCCCATAAAACTACCCCTTTCACTACTATAATCGTACCAAGAGATAAAAAAGTGGCATATTTCCTAAAAATTTTTTAGGATTTTCATGCCACTTTCTACACTTGAGATACGATTATAATAATGAAGAGGTGTATGATAAGGTTTCGTCTCATTTACTTATTGGAAACAGGAAAAGAATGACTGGGACCCTCCCGACTTCCCCACTTCTGTAGGTCGAGGTCCCGCCCGAACAGTATAATCAACGCCTCTGGAGATGGTGTAAGACTCGGTTCATAGCAAACAAAGCAACGATCATGGAAGGAGGAAAATCCTATAAATCATTTGTATTTTTGGGATTCTCCATCAAATTGCAAAGCGATTAGTTGGAGAGGTTCACCAGGGAACTGTACAAGAACGTAAAAAAACTAATGAAAGAAAAAGGAGTTGTTTTTGCTCCAGTTACCGGCAAACAATGCGAGCGTGTAGAAGAGCTGTTTGGTGATGATGCCAGTGATTTGTGGATTTTGGGCGACAGTGCAACCCGAATCAAGCATAACGGAGAATTTGTTTATGAATCTCTGTTAAACAATAAATTAGGACTGGAAATTATCCGTTCACTTGAGGAAATAAGCCTGGAACACACCATTATTGCGTGTACAAGAAACGGTGCGGTTATCAAAGACAACATTCCCCAGGAAGAAGTTGCTATTGTCCGAGGATCCTATGCTCAAGTTCAGCAAGTATCCAATTTTAATGAAATTAAAGAGGATTTTGTTAAAATCACCATTCACGATCCAGCCCACAGATGTTTTGAAACCAGGGAAAAATTAGCTCGCTTCTTTGAGTCAGCTTATATTGTCGCATCCGAAGCAGCCTGGATTGATATCGCTAATGCGAATGTTCATAAAGGCACGACCGTTGAACAATTACAGCGAATATTGAAGGTAACGCCTGAAGAGACAGTGGCATTTGGCGATGGTTACAATGACATAGAACTCATGACCCGCAGCACCTATAGCTTTGCTGTACGTAATGCGGTTCAGGAAACAAAAGACGCTGCGAATTTTATTACCCGTTCTAATGAAGAAGATGCTGTGATGAAGACAGTTATTCAGTTGTTATCCTTACAATGAAATGTGAAGTAATGGGTAACCTGGTTTGGTTACCCTTTAATGCCACTGTTATTCCAATTGATGGCGGACAATCGAAAAAAATCTAATAAAATGATAAGAAACAGGACAGAATAGGAAGCATTCCAAGCAGCGGCAATTAACCGAATTTTATGCCAGTAAATTGACTTTCCTACACACAAATTATATAATTTGTGTGTAGGGGTGATTTAAATGGATAATCCAATGAAACGAAAACAATATCACTTGACCAATGAAGACGATAAAATAGTAAAGGATCTAGCGGCCAGCAAAGGATGGTCAGAAGCAGAAGTTGTAAGAGAAGCTATTCGGGAGTACGCTTTAAAAGAACGGCAGAAAAGTAATCCCTTACTGGCAATGGCAGACAACGCAGAAGAATATTCGGTTTATTCAGCTGGAGACTTATCAGCAAATCATGATGATTATTTAATGGAGATTTATGAAAATGAGAAAGACTAAGTGCTTTTTGGATACCAGTGCTTTGATAGCATTAAATGACGTGAAAGATCAATATCATAAAGAATCTCGGGAAATTGCATCCTTGTTAAAAAACTATGAATTAGTATTATCAGACCCTGTAATAACCGAAACATACACTCTGCTTAGATACCGTTCAGGGTTTCCCATTGCTTGTCGCTTTTTGGAGTTAGTGATGGAGGAAGACAATTTCTCAATTGCTGAGGTTACACCTTCTATCAGAAAAAACACGTTAGGATTATTAAATAATTTCAGTGACCACAAAATTTCATATTGTGATGCGCTAAGTGTCGCAATCATGAAAGATCAACACATTCCAAGGGTTTTTTCTTTTGATTATCATTTTGAAATCATGGGAGTGGAGCTTGTACGATTATAAAACACTCTGTAAAATCCAATATAAATTCGGGCTGGATCCAATAACGATTCAGTCTTTTAAAATCGAATATGTTGTTAAAAAGTCGCGGGTATTTAGTGGCGAAAAACGCGCGCAGCCTATACGGGGAGGAAAAGACATTGGAAATATACGGAGGGAGAGCTGGTTATAATTCTGTCCGTTTTAAAGGAGAGAAGTACCAGTCAATAGCTCGATTCAAAGATGGTGAAATCTGGACAGGAACAAAGCGGAACAAGGGGAACAAGAAAATATTTACTATTCTCGCGAAGATACCTTTTATTCGGGCTTTTTCCTTGTTACTTGAACTAATAATCGACTACTGGAAGCTTTTCTTATTTTATATAATAGCATGGCTTTTTATAAATTTTTTTATGATTGGAACAACAAATACAAATTTTTTACATACGTTTTCAATCAACGCCCTAGTGATGTTGTTTTGCCTCCTTATTATAGCCGGTCTTTTTATAAAATTAACTCCCATTGGAAAGTATCATGCAGCGGAACATATGGCTATCAATGCTTACGAAAAAGATTCCAATTTAACATTAGAAAAAGTAAAGAAGCAGCCGAGAACACATAAGAATTGCGGCACAAATTTAGTTATATCCATTTTTATCTGTTTCTGTATACTATTTATAGCATTTGGTGATGTGTTTTGGGTGTTCCCAATTTCCTGGTGTATTGGATATGAGATATGGCGGCGTGAACCAAAAATAATTTGGGATGCAATATTCGTAATTGGTAAGGCTGCACAATATATTCTTTTTACTTCAAAACCTGAGGAAAAGCATCTAAATGTGGCAATAGCAGCGGTTAGAAAGTTGGAAGAGAAAGAAGCGTCCTAAAACAGGGGGAAACATAGATACCCGATTTGAACGCATCATGCTTTTATAATGCATCCTTACATTTGTGATGAATCATCTGCAAACTTACCTTGAACCTCCTTCAAAAACATCTCAGCAGCAGAAAATACCTAATGCTTCTTCCAGACAATCTTTAATTCTGATTCAAGTCTTGGTTCCAGAAAGCCTGAAGGTTTATCGTGGCCAAAAAGTTTAAAAAGGCAGAAAAACCATTAAACAACAACGCTACATTACCAACCTAATGATTTAGTATATTTTGAAGGAACATTGTGTAAGGTTATAGGACCATGAACAAAGGAAAAAGCGTTAAGTTAGACAACAAAAAGAACCCGAACCCGAAGAAATTGAAACCATGCAAATACGGAAAAGGAATCGTGGCAATATAATAGATTATCAATCTAAAAACCGCAGTAAATTCTTATTAAGGGAGGAAAAGTAATGAGCTATCTAAAAAAGAGACTGCAAGAAAGGATTATTTAAGACTTGTTTAATTTTCATTTGCATGCACACCTGAATAAAATATTTATGAAAGATTCCAAACAGTTAAAAAACCTGAACCAATTAAAATATAGAGTATACCCCTATAAGTTTAATCAGTTCAGGTTTTGCCTGCCGGACAGTAACAATCCTTTGACTGGTTCTATTGTATATGATTACGGTTTCATTTGCAAATCGTTATAAGAATTTTTCAAACATAATTCTCCAGTGTACCTGCAGCGGTCGCAGCTGAACTGCCACTAATCAAAACCACCCTATTGAAAAAGGTTAATAATCAAAATGTGATTATTGCCCAGAATTAGAGTGATTTTACTGCTTCCTTAATTGGTATAGTTCCACCCACAACTTGAAATTTCTTTCCAATCGTTGTTTCATTTTCCAGGCTGGCTAAAATGACACTAGCCACATCTTCTCTTGGAACCTCACCCCGTTCGACCTTGGATGCCGCCTCTACTTGCCCTGTTCCTTTATCATTTGTCAGCAAGCCGGGGGGGA
The genomic region above belongs to Virgibacillus doumboii and contains:
- a CDS encoding type II toxin-antitoxin system VapC family toxin, producing the protein MRKTKCFLDTSALIALNDVKDQYHKESREIASLLKNYELVLSDPVITETYTLLRYRSGFPIACRFLELVMEEDNFSIAEVTPSIRKNTLGLLNNFSDHKISYCDALSVAIMKDQHIPRVFSFDYHFEIMGVELVRL
- a CDS encoding CarD family transcriptional regulator is translated as MLNINDLIIYSGHGICRVDDISEKTFAGITRTYYTLHPIENDQDLTINVPVDNSKMKLFKLIDKKEANEIIALFNFDGIEWIDKPQQRTRVYSEALKTGNREEIAKIAITLILKKYKAEKAGKKLYENDKNLLIDIQNILFKELAIALDISSEAINHKINRIIREKNKLA
- a CDS encoding DUF1385 domain-containing protein: MEIYGGRAGYNSVRFKGEKYQSIARFKDGEIWTGTKRNKGNKKIFTILAKIPFIRAFSLLLELIIDYWKLFLFYIIAWLFINFFMIGTTNTNFLHTFSINALVMLFCLLIIAGLFIKLTPIGKYHAAEHMAINAYEKDSNLTLEKVKKQPRTHKNCGTNLVISIFICFCILFIAFGDVFWVFPISWCIGYEIWRREPKIIWDAIFVIGKAAQYILFTSKPEEKHLNVAIAAVRKLEEKEAS
- a CDS encoding HAD-IIB family hydrolase — its product is MERFTRELYKNVKKLMKEKGVVFAPVTGKQCERVEELFGDDASDLWILGDSATRIKHNGEFVYESLLNNKLGLEIIRSLEEISLEHTIIACTRNGAVIKDNIPQEEVAIVRGSYAQVQQVSNFNEIKEDFVKITIHDPAHRCFETREKLARFFESAYIVASEAAWIDIANANVHKGTTVEQLQRILKVTPEETVAFGDGYNDIELMTRSTYSFAVRNAVQETKDAANFITRSNEEDAVMKTVIQLLSLQ